A genomic region of Metopolophium dirhodum isolate CAU chromosome 1, ASM1992520v1, whole genome shotgun sequence contains the following coding sequences:
- the LOC132932970 gene encoding zinc finger BED domain-containing protein 5-like — protein MDKFLNSSRKRDNPEVISNIEKKQKIRKYDDSYLNFGFTSTVVANVEHPQCVVCLKVMAVESMLPNKMKRHLETVHGNLVNKPRDYFVSKLKAMAQQKHSFTKQATIPSKALLSSYKVAWRIAKSKKPHTIAENLILPAAMDMVSIMIGDAAAKQLQNVPLSDNTISRRIQDMAEDINDQLIEKLIGNDFAIQLDEATDSHNDAHLICYVRFVVNDVFHEDLLFCKTIVGETKAADLFNILDSFIIENNIVWDRCFGVCTDGARSMAGCYNGLQALVKKKAPNAVWTHCIIHREALASKIISPSLNEVLLSVIEIVNFIKTRPIKSRCFKKMCEDMGAEHTSLLYYCNSRWLSRGNVLKRLTEKITSFKRKLVLWKNKIEDDQQRNWIKDPFTTDLPSELTITEQEQLIDLYSDSVSKSKFVSLSLPEFWIAMKKQYPIVANKAIRTLIPFASSYLCETGFSALAVIKSKYRGKLNTEKEMRIALSKFTPRFDDLMQQKQAQPSH, from the exons ATGGATAAGTTTTTGAATTCTAGTAGAAAACGTGATAATCCAGaagtaatttcaaatattgaaaagaaacaaaaaatcagaaaatatgATGATAGTTATTTGAATTTCGGATTTACTAGCACTGTTGTTGCAAACGTAGAACATCCCCAGTGTGTTGTTTGTTTGAAAGTAATGGCTGTAGAAAGTATGCTTCCAAATAAAATGAAACGCCATTTGGAGACAGTTCATGGAAATTTGGTGAACAAACCACGTGATTATTTCGTATCAAAATTAAAAGCTATGGCTCAACAAAAACATAGTTTTACAAAACAAGCTACAATTCCTTCTAAAGCACTACTTTCTTCCTATAAAGTAGCTTGGCGAATAGCAAAGAGTAAAAAACCTCATACTATCGCAGAAAATCTAATTTTACCAGCCGCTATGGATATGGTGTCTATTATGATTGGGGATGCTGCTGCTAAACAACTTCAAAATGTGCCATTATCAGATAATACTATTAGTCGTAGAATACAAGATATGGCTGAAGACATCAATGatcaattaattgaaaaactaATAGGAAATGACTTCGCCATTCAACTGGATGAAGCAACTGACAGCCATAATGATGCCCATCTTATTTGTTATGTAAGGTTCGTAGTAAATGACGTGTTTCATGAAGATTTActtttttgtaaaactattgtTGGTGAAACAAAAGCAgcagatttatttaatatattagattctTTCATAATTGAAAACAACATTGTTTGGGACAGATGTTTTGGTGTTTGCACCGATGGAGCTCGCTCTATGGCAGGTTGTTATAATGGTTTACAAGCACTCGTTAAAAAAAAAGCCCCTAACGCTGTATGGACGCACTGTATTATTCACAGAGAAGCTCTCGCTTCAAAAATTATTAGTCCAAGTCTTAATGAAGTCTTGCTGTCTGTTATTGAAATAGTTAATTTCATCAAAACTCGACCTATAAAGTCCcggtgttttaaaaaaatgtgtgaagACATGGGAGCTGAGCATACCTCACTTTTGTATTATTGCAACTCCCGTTGGCTTTCACGAGGAAACGTGTTGAAAAGA TTAACTGAAAAAATTACttcttttaaaagaaaattagtcTTGTGGAAGAATAAAATCGAGGACGATCAACAACGAAATTGGATTAAAGATCCTTTTACTACTGATCTACCGTCAGAATTAACAATTACTGAACAAGAACAACTGATAGACTTGTACTCAGATTCAGTATCAAAATCCAAATTTGTATCATTATCTTTACCAGAATTTTGGATAGCTATGAAGAAGCAATATCCGATCGTAGCCAATAAGGCTATCAGGACTTTAATTCCATTTGCTTCTTCATACTTATGTGAAACGGGTTTTTCGGCCTTAGCAGTTATCAAAAGTAAATACAGAGGAAAACTAAATACCGAAAAGGAAATGAGAATCGCACTATCAAAATTTACCCCACGATTTGATGATTTAATGCAACAAAAACAAGCACAGCCGtcccattaa